The segment ATATCCTCCCAGCCAGCACGCTGCCAGATCATATCCTGGTAAAATCGTCTTAAAGATTGATAAAACATCTCGTCGCCGACCATTTGCCTCAGCATGTGGAATACCATTGCAGTTTTTCCATAGCCTATGGCCTGGCTTGCCTTGTCTGTTCTGCCGATAAATCTTGTCAGGGGAAAATCGTTTTGTCTGTTCACATAGTTGGTGTATTTTCTGCAAATATCTTTGCGATATGCCTCAGCCTCAGCAGCACTGCTTAACTCTTTGTAATAATAGTCTGCCATATAAGTGGTCAGACCTTCACACCAGTTACCCTGCCATTTGTCCACAAAGACCGAATTGCCCCACCAGTTATGTAAAATCTCATGACCCAGGGAGGTTTCCACGATAAACGGCAGTCTTACAACAGCGCTCCCCAGGAGGGTGAATGAGGGCATTCCATATCCTGTCTGGAAAAAGTTTTCAACAATGGCAAATTTGCCGTATGGATAATTACCAAGAAGTTTCTGGTACATAGCTAAATAACGGATTGTGGCATCTATATACGTACTTGCCAGTCCTTGTTCTTCAGGAAAGAAAAAGGCAAAGATTTCTATGTTATTATGTTTCCTGTGCGTTACTTCATATTTTCCGGCAACCAGGTGGCATCCTTCAGATATATTTTTTTCTTCCCATGTGGTGTATGTCCTTCCGTCAGCAGTCTTTTTGTCCACAAGCATACCCTGGGTAACGGTTTCATAACCTGCGGGAGTAATGGTCGTTACTTTAAAAGTACCCAGTGAAGAAGGTATGTCTGGATACCAGAGGGAAGCAGGACTTAGGTAAACCCCGTTTTCACTAATAATACCGGTTGTCTCACCGACATCCTCCCTGTCCAGGAAACCCGGAGATGCTGCAAGGTGTCCTTCATATACAATATCGAAAACCAATTCATTATAGTCCCTGAAGTCAGGTGGTATAACAATTTCCAGTTGTTGCGCATTACCGCTCAGCATGCTTTTTATACTGAAGTCCAATTTTCTATTCAGGGCGCTTACTGATTGTATTTGAAATGACCGGTTGACAAAGCATAATAATTTTTCAGCATTTTCAAGCGGGACAACCAAATGATCAGTTGCCCTTAAACTATGATTTTTTAAACCAAACTCAATTTCTATAGTATGGTCGACCCTGGTGTTTGCCTGAATTGAAGAAAAGGATGCAGGGTAAGCAGTAACACATGTTGCAATTGCCATAGAAACGGAAGGAAATATGGTGTTCATGAGTATTTTATTGAACATTGTAAAGACCCCGGTAAAAGAAAGATGTATCCTGTTAAACGAAAATCATTACTCATATTTTACTACAATCACAGAGATGTTATCTATACCGCCTTTGCTATTTGCCTCTTTTATAAGATAATCCGCCCCCAAATCAGGCTCGTCTTCATGTTGCCGGATAATCCATTCTATTTCTTTCTCTAACAGCATATCGGTAAGCCCGTCGGTACAGAGGAGAAGGATATCCCCGTCTTCCAGCTCTATCTGCTTCAATTCAGGAACTACGGTTTCTGATTCACCAACAGCCTGGGTAAGTACATGCAGCTTATGTACAGGAAAATACTCAGGCCGCGGTTTCTCGTCGAGGATATAACTTTCAAAGGTATGATCTTTGGTAAGCTGTTTTATTTTTTCTCTGATGAGGTATGCCCTGCTGTCGCCAACATGGCATATATGTACTTTGTTATCCTTGATAAGCATCTGTATAAGAGTTGTCCCCATCCCCATAAGATCTATATCCGTCATTGATTTTTCCTTAACGGCGTTGTGTGCCGCCATGAGGGATTTAGCAAGCAGCTTTGATATGTCTTCATTGGTTCTGGCCTCATCCAAATGCTCTTTGAGATAGGTATAGCATTCTTTTACAGCCAGGTCACTTGCCACCTCGCCTGCCTGGTGGCCTCCCAATCCGTCTGCGATGAGAAAAATATTCAGAGCCTCATCAACCAAAATACTGTCCTCATTCTGTTTTCTCCGCCTACCTACATCCGTTTTGAATGCCACTTTCATTCTTTCTATCACCTTCATAAATTAAGTACTTTAGTTATGCTGTTCTTTCAATATTCATTACTGATTATAACGTTTGTTTATTTCTTTTTTCAGAAGAAAATCTGGAATTCCAATAAGGCCGGGCGATTTTTTGCTGTTCTGGCAAGTTCTTTCTGTCTTTCTGTAATTTCACCCCTTATCCTGTGGCAAGTATTATTGGCAGGAAATTGATCATGCACGCATTATAGTCCTTTTTTCTCTTATGCTTCCGGATACTGCAAATTAATAATCTTATACATTGTTGAATCTGAAATCAAGGATTGAGTATTTCTGATTAGTCAAAAACACAGGAAAAAGAGGATTATATCAAAAAACAAGGAATTGAAATACTTGATGACTACCACCAGAATAGCGTTATTGCTTGAGGTCTTTACCCAGCACCTCTGCAGATACAAATTTTACTGGGAGTTTCATCGGTAAAGGGAAAAGGGCAGGTATTGAAAAAGGTCCATGATGTTAAATACGTGGCACCTGACAGATTCGGGATCGAGCCGAGGAGGGTTACTGTCTCCCTGACAGCGTGCAGGTAAAAGGTTTTTGAAATTCATAAACGTCAGGATATACTGACAGAATATGCTTCCTGTTTTGGTGTGTTTGCAGCTTTCCTTCCACGGAGCATTTCAAGGAACCCCTCAATTCTTGTAGAGAATTGTCCAGGCATGTAGTTGTGATCATCAACACAATCACCATCGAGACTGAGAAGCGGATACCCGGCATTGTTTAATTCACGTTTGAGAAGCGGAACTGCAGCATTGTTTCTTCTGCAACCCCAGGTGGAAAACACCACAACACCGTCTGCGTCATAATCCCGTGCAAGTTTTTTGGTAATTGCAATACGCCGTTCCAGTGGTCCGTTGTAATGGCTGGTAATAAGTTTTTTTGCCAGACTTTCGTAAGGATTTTCCGGATTCAGCTTATCCCAGTAAACATAATTTGTTTCTTCAAAAACAATCTTCACACCCTGCTCTTTTTCCAATCTGGTTAAAAAATCGACCTTAAAGTAAGGTTTCAGTTCCAGCCAAAGAATCTTAATGAGGTCATCAGGTTGCGTTTTTTCCTTATCTCTTTTATTTTCTGCAATCTTTTCCCGCAGCTCTGCGGCAAGGCTGGAGAAAAATTCCACGGATAGTTCAGAACCAATTAACAGATATGCAGGGAACATAAAACCCAATGCATTGCTTCCCGGTAGGGGACAATAAGGGTCTTTTCTCAACTCATTAATTTCGATCATTTTTTCACGTGTTTGATTTGAGTATTCAATTGCCTTCTTCAGCGCTCCCTGTTTCATCTTTCTTCCGGATATTGCCTCCAGATGTCTGGTAAAATCCTCAAGCTGCTTTGCGAGGTATTTAATGGAATAATCATCCGCTTCAAAGGGGACATCAATGACAATGGTTTCTTTTCCTGTCATCGACTCACATATCTTTATCGTCTTTGTATTGTTATCGCAAAGCGTTGTTGTTGCGGCCTGAAGAATATTTCCCGGAAACAGGTGCCTCCGTGCATGTCCTATTGCCGACCGGTGGAATGAACAGATATCGGTGGAAACCCCAAAGGATTCTGCTTCTAAAAGCCCGCGTGAACTTTGCCCTATGCCTGCGAAAAGCGCAGCGCCGATTTCAATACAGAAAGGATACAACCCCACGGCATATAGAATTTCTGAGGGAACGAACATGGTTGTCCAGACAGTCCGCTTTGGATTGCGATATACTTTGTAAAGATACCTCACTCCAACACGGGTCTGTGTTCTCAGTGAAACGATTTCTTTTTTCTTATTCCCCCGGCAGAAGAAATGGTAAATCCTTAAAACCAGTAAAAGTGTTTTCAGAAGGATGGGAAAGAAACGGCACATCAACCGCTCACCCCACAATTTGAATTTATGTGTTGATATCATAATTTCGCGTACTCTTTTCTTTATTTCGAAGTGTTTGTTAATTGTTCAAGAAATGCCTCGACTCTTGTCTTGATCTGCCCTTCACTGCTCACGGTGTAATCACAGTTGAGATGGAGGAGCGGAATGTTTTTTTCATGGAAGGTCTTTTTAATCAATGGATAGTCCATAAGGTTGTGATCACAAAATTTCAGGGTGTGGTAGATTGACCCGTGAATTGATCTTTCCTGCATGAGGGTTAATGCATTATTAATCCTCTCAAAAATATTGACCATGCGTGAGCAAGGCGCACGTTTGATATATCTTCTGGCAAGCGATAAGATAGGATCGCTGCTTATATTAACCTGGGCATCAAAGTATCTGCTCCCATTGCATAAGTCTTCAGCGACAACCTTTGCGCCGGCATCTTCAATGACCTTTATAATTTTCTCATTTTCCACAATACTGCCCCAAACAAACAGGCGTGGTACATTTCTCGTATCACGGAAATCACCTTTTTGTTTCATAAGCTGGCTCAGGTATACATTGAATTTTTCAGGGAGTATATTTACTCCTCTCTTCAGTAAGGAAAATATCTCGTATCCGGACTGTCCGATATATCCGTTCCAATATTTATGGAGAAACAGACGTACCTTTTCACGGGCTGCGTTATAGATGGAAATGCTATAATTAATATCGTCAGGGTGTATTTTCAGGGTAAAATAAGCCTCCAGTTTTTCCTTCAGATTTTTCAGCAAGTTTGCATAATAATAAACTGCAGCATCGTCTGTGTTTTTGGGAATGTCAAGGATATAATTAAATGTCTTTTTCCCTTCGTCCAGTTTAATCCATGCATCGTACAGCCTGCGCATGCCGTCGCATGAATTGACAAATACCATCCCTTTGAAATCTTCCAGACTTCCATTAATTTTCTGATCAACAACCGCCTTGATATAAGGACATATATTCCCACAGAGTACTTCACTGGCGGAACATGATTCTTTTTCAGCGCCTTTTATCCTGACGGGATGAAAACCTGCAGCACGAATAAGTTCTACCGGGGTATAAGAACAGAAATAGCCTATCTTAGGCAGTTTATGATCATCTGATGAGAATTCTATAATTGGTGTTTCAGGCGGGATATCTACAGAGACAGATACGTGAGTATTGGTTTTCGCAAGCGCCTTTTCCAGTGCGATCAGCGCAGCTCCAAGCGCTCCGTTGATTTGTGGTTCTTCTGATATATGAATCTTGCAGCCGAGACTTCTCTCCAGTTCTGTTACGACACCAATATTTTTCGCAACACCGCCCGTCATAACAATCTCTTTTTCTAACCCCATTCTTTTTAACTGGGCAGTGATACGCTTGGCAATAGAAATGTGCAATGCCCTGCAAATATCTGCTGCCTTGTGATCAGCTCCTACAAGGGATACCACCTCAGATTCCGCAAAAACAGTGCAAAGGCTGCTGATGGAAATATTACCTTTCTCATTTCCGCTCAGCGAGAGCTCCCCCATATCCTCCAGTTCTATTTCCAGCGTCCTTGCCATTACCTCAAGAAATCTGCCTGTTCCGGCAGCACATTTGTCATTCATAACAAAGTCGAGCACATTTCCGCCGGCATCGATCTTGATAACCTTGCTATCCTGTCCGCCAATATCAATAATTGTTCTTGCTTCCGAAAAATAATAATTGGCACCCTTGGCATGGCAGGTAATTTCTGTAACAACTTCGTGGGCAAATGGTACTTTTATACGTCCGTATCCCGTCGCAATTATATACCGGATATCTTTTTCTGTTAATTTCTGCTCATTCAACAACTGTGCATAGATTTTATCCGCTGCCTTTTTGCTGCTGGCACCGGTCGGAATAATAACAGAAGAAAGAATCTCCTTTTTTTTATTTAAGAGTATTCCATTTGTCGACATTGAGCCAATATCGATTCCGATTGTGTACATTATTAAAGATCTCCTTGTATTAATTATGAGTCAGATTCTGGTTTCGGCGGTATCAGGCTTATCCAGATATTCGTTATAAACAACCCGATGGAGACTACCTGCAGGCCTGCAAAGATTTCCACGAGCGGATGTAACGGACGGAAGATGACCAGTCCGACAAGACTAATGTTTGCGAGATAAAAGTGGAAGGTGCCTAACTTCGGGAAGGGTAGGGGTCTGCCTGAAAATCTTGGTAAAATATGATATCCGACTCCGTATACCATCATTGACATCCATCCCAGAAGATTTAAATGTACATGGGTGAATAGCAGTTGGGCCGGATAACTTCTCATGGATATCATGATTGTGCCGATAACTGCAGCAATAAAAAGATACGCAAGGCTTGCCCGCACAAAATTTTTCGACAGTTGATTCATATGTCAGTGACTCCTTTTAGTAATTTTGACGAATTCAACAGTGTAGCATGCAAGTGCAGGTATGGGGCGATACCACCCACCGGGAAACAGGGTTATATCATACAGGTTGGTATTACTTACTAAGCGGGCGCAACTCAATACATGCATTCTACCGTGAATAGAAAATATCGAAAAAAATTAGAATATATGAAAAATATGGATTGTCAACAAAAAATTGCCATAATGGAGAATCTTTGTATAATAACAGCATGAATTTATGTAATTATTCAAAAATATTACCCGGAGAAAAAATCTATAATGTGGCGTAAGGGTACAAACAAGATTGCTTATAAAAAATCAAATACGATAAAAAATACAAAATTTGTACCATGCAGAATTACATCAGGGTATACAAAAAAAATTCTTGCTTCAACGGATGCTCATGAACGGGAAATGTTGGGGCAAGGATTACTCAATGAGATATCGCAATCCCTGTCGATTCCCGCTCCACGGCTGACAGTATATGATAAACGCCAAAGCCATTCCCTGAAAGACGGTAAACTTATGCGGAAAACTTACGGGATGTACAAAAAGGGACATATTACTATCAATAACAAGACCGCAATACGGCAAGCAATAGTTGCACCGAAAACATTTCTGGATACCCTTATTCACGAGTTCATGCATCACTACGATTATGAGGTACTCAGGCTGCCAGCAAGTCTGCACACAGCAGGCTTTTATTACCGACTGGGAGATATAATAAAAAAATTAACCTGCTGAAACAATGTTTGGTATCTTCTCAAAATTATTGTTTCTTTTTTCAGTTTTTGGTGGGCAGTGCCCATCCTACACGAATCATACATTGCCAGGAGGATTTTTGTAGGACAGGGCACTGCCTGCCAGATAAAATTAGTCAGGAGGTAAAACAATCATACAACATTGTCATTGCCCGTTTGGTGTTAAATTATTCCGTTCATTTCATATACATTCGCAAGCATAATTTATTGGTGGACAGTCCCGGACAAAGGCAAATAAGGTACACACAACCTATCGCTCCTCCGGAGCTTTATTTCCATGTTTTATTTTTCCTCTGTTCTTACTTTCTTATAATCATCGATTTCCCGGAAGGCACCTTCAGGGATAAAAGATACTGCTGTCTGCATACCCTCGCCCAGTTGAGCTGCAATTTTTGACGAATTAACTTTTTCACACGTTGGTTCACTGCAAAAGGATAAAATGCCAAAGATAATCACACCACAAAAGATAAGTCCGTTCAACATCCCAAGCAAGGCTCCAAACAGTCTGAACCCAAGCCCCAGATCCCAGACGCCGATTACTCTTTTTACAAGGTCGGTAAAAAGATAAGCAATAATAAATGCTGTTCCAAAGATAATGAAATAACTGAGCAGGTTGGCCATGGGGAGCGTAAAAATACCCTTTAAAAAGTTTCCTAAAACAGGATAAAGAAAAACTGCAAGTAAGAATGAAATACATAGAGAAACGATCCTTATAAACTGAATCACAGGACCGCTGGAAAGCCCGAAAACTGCAGTAAAAAAAAGAATAATAAAGATTGTATAATCAATCCAGTTCATTTGTGGTCTTTTCCTTTCTCTGAGCTTTTTTGGGGTTCGAGAAAAATTCCTTTGCCAGATCTTTGATCACGTGATCCAGGGTATTCCCGGGCAGTTTTACAGAAACCTTCGGCTCTCTTGCCGTTCCCCGTATTTCCACCTGTAAGGTATTTTGCTTCAGAATGAAGCCAATGATTTTTTTCATATCCTTTCCCAAATAATCTTTATTGAACATAACTTGGGCATCGTATGATAGTATGCCCTCAAAATCAGCGGTACCCGATGCATTCACGTTCATCATCTGCCCCTTCATCTCCACTTCGGGCGTATGAATTTTCCCTTCTCTGATTTGTATTTCTGCCTCAAGGAAGTCAAATGAATACGCATCCTGTATTCCTGCAATAGTCAGAAGGGAAGACACTATTTTATTCCCCCTGATGTATCCGTCCCTCAATTTAAGACGCATGTCTGCCTGAAGCTCCCTGTTAAAGGCCTCTTTGTCTGCACCTTTACCCTTGGCATGGCCTTTAAGGCTGAGAAATCCGCCTATTTCATTCTCTCTACCGGCAAAAAAAGGAAAGAGATGAAGTGTTTCCCCGGTTATATGAACATCCGATACCTCGATAAAAACATCAAAGGTCGGTTCTTTCTCAAGGAACTCAATGATTCCTTTAAACGTTACCAGGCCATCGTTCAGAAGTAATTGTGCATGGGTAAAAAGGGTATCGTTCCTGAACGAAAACTCCTCAGTGGTAAGATTCCTTATTGAATATTGATTTTTATAATCAATATGTTGTATGGCGATGTTTTTCATGTCAATTTTCTTTGTGAGTAAAGGAAACAGCCTTGCCGTACCAAGGATATCCTCGCATCGTATCAAGTCCTTCTTATCTTGTTCCTTTTTTTGGAAATCGAGGCGGGAAATTTCAATCCGGTTAGGCCAGGAAAAAGAAACCTGACCGATTTCACAGGAATATCCGGATTTGCCCTCCAGCGATTGTACGATTTTTTGTTTCAGAAAGTCTTCAGAAATACGTGATGATATCACGAGAAAAACTATCATGGCAATGAAGAATATCCCGCAGAAAGGGATCGCAACCCATTTTATTAAAACCCGTTTATTTTTTATTTGCATATCTGATCAATAATGGTAAAGGCGGAATGAAAACGTAAGACTTTGCGTCTCTCTCTATTTTCTGAATGCAATGATGGATCTTTTGGAAAAGCAAGGCATTAAAAACCGGCAGCACCGGTTTGTTTTTCTGTAAACATTATGAGCATGAGCGGATTTTTAACCATCAGAAACCGCGTATTCTGCAATCCCTTCCATGTATAAATCGTTTCCGTAGATGTCATTTGCAACTACAACAGGAAAATTTTCTACTTCAAATCTCATGACCGCTTCAGCGCCCAGATCTTCATAAGCAATAATTTCTACTTTTTTCACTTTTTTCGCCAGTAAGGCAGCAGCACCGCCTGTTGCCGCGAAGTAAACAGCCCGATACTGTTTCATCGCCTTAATAACATCGTCAGAGCGATTGCCTTTACCTATCGTTGCCTTCAAACCTTTTGAGAGTAATAATGGGGTATACCCATCCATCCGGTAGCTTGAGGTAGGACCGCAGGAACCAACAGGCATGCCTGGGCGGGCAGGACATGGGCCGACATAATAGATAATCTGATTCCGGATATCGAAGGGCAATTCCCCGCCACGGTTAATAATCTCTACCAGCCTTTTATGTGCTGCATCCCGCGCCGTGTAAATAACCCCTGAAATAAAAACCTTGTCTCTGATTCTGAGGCTTGCCACATCGTTATCTGTGAGAGGTGTTTTTAGCTGTATTTTATCTGGCATAAGGATTTCTGATTTCGCATTCCGGAATTGTTTTTTCAGTTTACAGCCCGAAATCTGCAATTGGAAAAAAGATTGCTTTATAAAATTGGCGGTACTCAGATATTAAGCGCCTAAATACCAAGGGTAATTGTTTTAACCCGGTGAACATGACAGTCGATATTAACGGCAACCGGCAAACTGGCAATATGGCATGGATAGCGCTCCACATGAACAGCCAGGGCTGTAATCCTGCCACCAAATCCCTGGGCACCGATGCCTAAATGGTTTATCTTTGTCAGCATTTCCTGTTCCAGGGCAGTTGTATCAGTATCTGTATGGATTGAACCGAGCGGTCTTAAAAGCGCTTTTTTGGCTAACAGGGCAGCATAATCAAAAGTGCCTCCAATTCCAACACCGACAATAACCGGAGGGCAGGGATTGGCTTTTGCTTTATTGACGGTTTCTACCACAAATTTCATAACCCCTTCCCTTCCGTCAGCCGGGGTAAGCATCCCGATACGACTCATGTTCTCGCAGCCACCACCTTTTGCCATGAAGGTAATTTTTAAATAGTTCCCGTGAAAAATCTCTGTGTGAATAATAGCAGGGGTATTATCACCGGTATTAATCCTGTTTAACGGGTCTGCGACCATGGATTTTCGCAAAAAACCTTCCCTGTATCCTCGTCTGACACCTTCCTGAACAGCCCCGTAAAGATCTCCTCCGGTAATATCTACGTGATTCCCCAGCTCAAGAAATATCACCGCAACTCCGGTATCCTGACACAAAGGTATCCGGCATGTGCGGGCAACCCTCGCATTTTCAAGTAATTCTGCAAGTATTTCCTTTGAAACCGGAGATGGTTCTGTTTCATACGCATTCCTCAGCGTATCAAGCAGGTCGTTACTTAAAGTATAATTTACGTCCATACAAAGCCGGGATACTTTATCAGTTATCTCCGATGCGCTAATCCCGGTACGTATAACCATAACGTACAGCCCTTATGTTTTCTTCGATAAATTTTGATGGGAATCCCGAAGCAAAATTAACGATTTCAATGTTAATGCCAATTTTGCTTAATATCCTTCCAAGGGCAATCATATTAACAAATACAGGACTATTAAACTGTTCGGTTGCCAGCTTCTCAAACGGAATGCGGTCACTGACAGGGCAGCGCAACTCACACTTTTTGCATTCAGAGTCACAGGCAGATGATTCAATGAGTACCTGTTTTGCCCTGATTGCAGGGTCAGGTGTTTTGGAAAGCAAAAGGCCAAGGTCTGCTTCTTCAAAGAAGGGAACTTCAACCGGCTCATCAGAATACACAATCTCTGCCCGGATGTTACCACCGCGCACCGCTGCGTCATAAACAAGATTCAGCGAGACCTCTTTCCCTAGCACAGCTAAAATATTGGCCAATATGTGCGCTATGAGTTTAATACCCTGACCGCCTTCACCTGATAGTACGATCGTCTTTAAGCGATACTCTTCGGGAATTCCGGTAAATTTCTTTGCCATGAGGATAATATTTACACCAAAAAAGTAGTTGTCCACACAGGCTATTTCTTGAAATCCATGCTTTTTAAACAGGCAATTCACTGCCTTGCCAGAACGGTAAGTAAATAATCTGGCTTCATAGCAACCCTTCTCTGTAAAGAGTTTCAGTGTCTCCTGAAGGATTGCATCTCCGTATCCTTTATTCCTGTATCCCGGGGCCACACCTAACCAATGTATATATCCTACACCATCTGTGATCCAGGCAAATACAAAGGCGATAACCCTTCCATCCTCCTTACCGGTCAGATAAACGCATCCTTTATTATTCAGCCGCCTTTCAACCTCTTCCAAAGAATAGATTTCTTTAAAGTGCAGGCGTTCAACATCTTTACTCCCAGAATGCAGTTCATCTATGATGTTATAGAAGAGATGTAAGGTTGCTTCTATATCAGATTTTTTAAGATTTTCAACGATAAGAGCCATAATTTATTAAAGTTATACCAATATTCAGGAAAATGCAAGGTAATTTTAGCTTGATGTATAGGAGTTTCGAAGTTTATTGTAGGGGCGAAGCATTTGCTGCTGTTAAGTTATAGTATCTACCAGATGAAACCGAACAGAATAATGTCATTGCAAGGAGTGAAGCGACGAAGCAATCTCTGCCTTTGGGATTGCTTCGGAAAAGACCCTCGCAATGACCGATGGGTAGTCTTTATCAGTTGAGAATATGTTCGGTTTGATGCTTTGAGTACTACAACAAAAGATTGTACACTTTGTGCGGTAAAATGTTTTGCCCCTGCTTGGATACATAAACAAGGTCGCCGAAGACTTAATTTAGATTTTACCTCGAAATACTATAACGACATATATCAGTTTAATCAGTTTAACACCTGTTTGACAATATTATTTCCATATTGTATAATTAACTTAAGTTCATGGTATGGTCTTAAGTTACAGCACATAAGACGAACAGACATAGACCATGTACATGGAGTAAAAATTAAGGTTTTGGAGAAGGTAAGCTTCTCATTTACTCTATGAAAGCAGGTGTAATTTATGAAGTATATTGCAATAGTGATAATTTCAATTGTTTTGCCTGGCATTGATTATGCAAAGGCTTATGCAGGCAAGCCGAAGCAACGCTCACAAGTAAGCGCTTCCTATGCCGATGTTTTTTTGCAGGGAAAGGGATATAAACCTGTGCCTGCCTATGCATCACAGGCAGATATGACAGAGTGCGGTCCATTGCCTGAAAACACTGAACACAAAACCAGCATTCCGGACAATTATGCTTACAGGGACTGGTGTGAGAAAACCTTCACCAATGGTGAACAGATCTACGAGGCTTATAAAGAAATAGCATTTGATATTGATTACCAGGCGGAACCACCGAGGACTGATTATTGGCAGACACCCCTGGAAACATTACAAAGCAAGCTGGGTGATTGTGAAGATTCTATTTTTGTATTCTTCTCCATGCTTTCCGATCTGGATGTTGACGGAGATATGGTATGGGGGTTGGTTGTAGAGAAAGAAACATCAAATACCTTTGCTCATGTATGGTATCAACTCTTCGACAAGCAGGGCAAAGCGTATATTGTTGAAGGATTTTCGAAAGAATGGAATGGGATTATTCCCGTAGAAATGCTCACAACAAGGGAAGAACGGGTGCCAACCTTGCTCTTAAAACATAATCAGGTTGTCCGTGTGGTAGATGAAATGGTTCCGAAATTTCTTGAAGAATCGCAATTTCTCTGGCATATCCCCATGGAGAACAATATCCATATTAAGAATATCTTTGAGAAGCTCCAGGATATGTTTCGCCGGTACAAGGAGCAAATGCAACAATCGTAGTAGTTCAGTTTCTTTCACCCGGTCTTTGCGTAATGTTTCTGTATAGTACTCAAAGTATCGAACCGAACATGTTATCAACTGACAGAGACTACCCATCAGCATTGTGAGGGCCTTTTCAGAAACAATCCCCTACCTGCAGCAACCGTCATTGCGAAGGCGAAGCCTGAAGCATCCTCTTTCCATGACCATGAGATTGCTTCGTCACTTCGTTCCTCGCAATGACATTTATACAAATCAAAGAAACAAGTTTAACCATAATTCTGTTTGGTCTCATCTGGTAGATACTATAGATCATCTTCATTTTCATATTGCTTATGACCCGGAAGTTTCTGGTTAGTTCTGATATCACAACCACCTTTCTATAAATGAAATGAATGCCGGAACGTATGCCAGGTAGCTCGCTTTATCAGTCCTGCCATGATAACTACATCCCTCACGGCTTTTTGAACCAGTAACTCATCAATAATTTGGTGCAACGCAGCTCCTTTGTCCAGGGCTTGACATAGGAGATTACAACGGCACCTGGGATAGGCTTTTTCGAGCATAGCATAGATATATCCAAGAGATTTTCGCAATTTCTTTTGATAACCAATGGTGACACGTCTATTCTGGATAGTGTAAAAGACAAGGTCAATGTCCTTATCCAGCGATGTTTATGGCTGCTGCAGTAAGTTTTTTTATTGGAGGGTAAATAGCAATTATTAACCCAAAACCCTATCTTGGGTTTTGGGTTTAAATGAGATTTGTTCCACTTACTACAAGAATAAAATA is part of the Candidatus Jettenia sp. AMX2 genome and harbors:
- a CDS encoding M1 family aminopeptidase yields the protein MFNKILMNTIFPSVSMAIATCVTAYPASFSSIQANTRVDHTIEIEFGLKNHSLRATDHLVVPLENAEKLLCFVNRSFQIQSVSALNRKLDFSIKSMLSGNAQQLEIVIPPDFRDYNELVFDIVYEGHLAASPGFLDREDVGETTGIISENGVYLSPASLWYPDIPSSLGTFKVTTITPAGYETVTQGMLVDKKTADGRTYTTWEEKNISEGCHLVAGKYEVTHRKHNNIEIFAFFFPEEQGLASTYIDATIRYLAMYQKLLGNYPYGKFAIVENFFQTGYGMPSFTLLGSAVVRLPFIVETSLGHEILHNWWGNSVFVDKWQGNWCEGLTTYMADYYYKELSSAAEAEAYRKDICRKYTNYVNRQNDFPLTRFIGRTDKASQAIGYGKTAMVFHMLRQMVGDEMFYQSLRRFYQDMIWQRAGWEDIQRTFEDVCKMDLSWFFEQWINREGAPSLELGETSVKKIQDGWITKAGIFQTDKPYRFILPVYLKLDDEDYFATVEMHETFHTISIQTKSRPRYIAIDPDQHVFRRLSIEEIPPTIDLVLGDEDRLIVYPTGGETALQAAYRKFAEFLGESGGIIKADTEITEQEIIQKSLCILGGLSENRLTKMLSEGLSKNFSINQEGIVVNGTSYKNKDDAFLIALRNPENREKGIILFAGFSPSAIERSGFKIPHYGKYSYLIFSGGKNIDKGTFPVSDSPLQRYLER
- a CDS encoding protein phosphatase 2C domain-containing protein — its product is MKVAFKTDVGRRRKQNEDSILVDEALNIFLIADGLGGHQAGEVASDLAVKECYTYLKEHLDEARTNEDISKLLAKSLMAAHNAVKEKSMTDIDLMGMGTTLIQMLIKDNKVHICHVGDSRAYLIREKIKQLTKDHTFESYILDEKPRPEYFPVHKLHVLTQAVGESETVVPELKQIELEDGDILLLCTDGLTDMLLEKEIEWIIRQHEDEPDLGADYLIKEANSKGGIDNISVIVVKYE
- a CDS encoding 2-hydroxyacyl-CoA dehydratase family protein, with the protein product MISTHKFKLWGERLMCRFFPILLKTLLLVLRIYHFFCRGNKKKEIVSLRTQTRVGVRYLYKVYRNPKRTVWTTMFVPSEILYAVGLYPFCIEIGAALFAGIGQSSRGLLEAESFGVSTDICSFHRSAIGHARRHLFPGNILQAATTTLCDNNTKTIKICESMTGKETIVIDVPFEADDYSIKYLAKQLEDFTRHLEAISGRKMKQGALKKAIEYSNQTREKMIEINELRKDPYCPLPGSNALGFMFPAYLLIGSELSVEFFSSLAAELREKIAENKRDKEKTQPDDLIKILWLELKPYFKVDFLTRLEKEQGVKIVFEETNYVYWDKLNPENPYESLAKKLITSHYNGPLERRIAITKKLARDYDADGVVVFSTWGCRRNNAAVPLLKRELNNAGYPLLSLDGDCVDDHNYMPGQFSTRIEGFLEMLRGRKAANTPKQEAYSVSIS
- a CDS encoding acyl-CoA dehydratase activase, with translation MYTIGIDIGSMSTNGILLNKKKEILSSVIIPTGASSKKAADKIYAQLLNEQKLTEKDIRYIIATGYGRIKVPFAHEVVTEITCHAKGANYYFSEARTIIDIGGQDSKVIKIDAGGNVLDFVMNDKCAAGTGRFLEVMARTLEIELEDMGELSLSGNEKGNISISSLCTVFAESEVVSLVGADHKAADICRALHISIAKRITAQLKRMGLEKEIVMTGGVAKNIGVVTELERSLGCKIHISEEPQINGALGAALIALEKALAKTNTHVSVSVDIPPETPIIEFSSDDHKLPKIGYFCSYTPVELIRAAGFHPVRIKGAEKESCSASEVLCGNICPYIKAVVDQKINGSLEDFKGMVFVNSCDGMRRLYDAWIKLDEGKKTFNYILDIPKNTDDAAVYYYANLLKNLKEKLEAYFTLKIHPDDINYSISIYNAAREKVRLFLHKYWNGYIGQSGYEIFSLLKRGVNILPEKFNVYLSQLMKQKGDFRDTRNVPRLFVWGSIVENEKIIKVIEDAGAKVVAEDLCNGSRYFDAQVNISSDPILSLARRYIKRAPCSRMVNIFERINNALTLMQERSIHGSIYHTLKFCDHNLMDYPLIKKTFHEKNIPLLHLNCDYTVSSEGQIKTRVEAFLEQLTNTSK